One stretch of Astatotilapia calliptera chromosome 3, fAstCal1.2, whole genome shotgun sequence DNA includes these proteins:
- the LOC113014554 gene encoding alpha-tectorin-like — MLRPLLCLCALIALTSAQWSYQQTFTESSVLDISSCPITYYGQQYEQLYVNITSGNVTACFNGFFSPETGGDCVVERSLGAESFYFAIYSYHYYYGYDYCYFYIRFNNMYLYHFKYGTQRYLYVYNYNSDPTVFELQVGGTTVDTVTLTAYASYSFSISGCRHSGQMYRPGTVISSDPETCFSLTCHETAFLNISSCGPLERCQGNNICVSASTCTVTGPTVIDVHSQINSIQDRCAYSLFSTPSLPDFLVLGNFRDRRRKDVSFLDSVTLRVDGHDIHLEQGGRVQLDDSTLTLSSSPQLVHGVQLSQDQTGVTAKLSLSNLKISVFFDGYTAQILLEGPAGSSVEGLCGNSSRSLSDLRLSEYSSTSCEMQYSETADSTINCTSVTERCNLLKEAPFSSCNTDIDPEPYITACTDTLCKYPAVDGLNCQFLKAYARACRLQGNHTLDGWTSKTGCSSEAFCQDRTCSDHEFCGEKTVSGDTRCFCRAIFSSKYQEINSLGDPTVCMQDSASVTLVGCLLEDKHINYSALQLNYPTCRGQVDELTHMVTFGFNSSNSCGTVVTTNNSQVIYKNTIMTQNSMITRHNQVYIDFSCVQTQPDIKTATFRIRDSSVIQHITSGVWDYTLTMKAFTDAGRTQAVESSTEVQLNQKIWVELKSDGLDGDLVVMVTDSCWATDQPSPDSTPRYDLIINGCANPADQTVQVKENGLGTSNYFSFNMFEFTGGSGEVFLHCKLHLCPKQNNCVPTCPAGARRRRYARSKYEGEAFISMAWTH, encoded by the exons ATGCTCCGCCCTCTGCTCTGCCTGTGTGCTCTCATTGCACTGacaa GTGCTCAGTGGTCCTATCAGCAGACATTCACTGAGTCTTCAGTGTTGGACATCAGCTCATGTCCCATCACGTATTATGGACAGCAGTACGAGCAGCTCTAT GTGAACATAACATCTGGAAATGTTACCGCCTGTTTCAACGGCTTTTTCAGTCCTGAAACTGGAGGCGACTGTGTTGTGGAGCGTTCACTGGGAGCAGAGAGTTTTTACTTTGCGATATATtcatatcattattattatggttATGATTATTGCTACTTCTATATACGTTTCAATAAT ATGTATTTGTATCATTTTAAGTATGGGACACAACGATATCTGTACGTGTATAATTACAACTCTGATCCAACG GTGTTTGAGCTTCAGGTCGGTGGAACCACAGTTGATACAGTGACTCTTACTGCATATGCAAGTTATTCCTTCAGCATCAGTGGATGCAGACACTCAG GTCAGATGTATCGACCTGGTACAGTGATCAGCTCTGATCCAGAAACCTGCTTCAGTCTCACCTGTCATGAGACTGCATTCCTCAACATCTCCAGCTGTGGTCCACTGGAGCGTTGTCAAGGCAACAACAT CTGTGTGTCGGCCTCCACCTGCACTGTGACCGGCCCCACTGTCATCGATGTTCACAGCCAGATTAACTCCATCCAGGATCGCTGTGCGTACTCTCTGTTCTCGACTCCGTCACTCCCAGATTTCCTTGTTCTGGGGAACTTCAGGGACAGACGTCGTAAAGATGTGAGCTTTTTGGACAGTGTGACGCTGCGTGTGGACGGGCATGACATTCACCTGGAACAAGGTGGGAGAGTTCAG CTGGACGACTCCACACTGACCCTCAGCAGCTCACCTCAGCTGGTTCATGGTGTGCAGCTCTCTCAGGACCAAACTGGAGTCACTGCCAAGCTGTCGCTCTCCAACCTCAAAATTTCTGTCTTCTTTGACGGCTACACCGCACAGATCCTCTTAGAAG GACCTGCTGGTTCATCTGTGGAGGGTCTgtgtggaaactccagcaggtCTCTGAGTGACCTGAGGCTCTCTGAGTACAGCTCCACCAG CTGTGAGATGCAGTACAGTGAGACTGCTGACAGCACGATCAACTGCACCAGTGTGACTGAACG CTGTAATCTCCTGAAGGAGGCGCCCTTCTCCTCCTGTAACACTGACATCGACCCAGAGCCCTACATAACCGCCTGCACCGACACTTTGTGTAAATATCCTGCAGTGGACGGACTCAACTGTCAGTTCCTGAAGGCCTACGCCAGAGCCTGCAGATTACAGGGAAACCACACTCTGGATGGCTGGACATCAAAGACCGGCTGCT CCTCTGAGGCCTTCTGTCAGGACAGGACCTGCAGCGATCACGAGTTCTGTGGTGAGAAGACGGTCAGTGGTGACACTCGCTGCTTTTGTCGGGCCATTTTTTCCTCCAAGTACCAAGAAATCAACTCTTTGG GTGATCCAACGGTCTGCATGCAGGACTCTGCTTCAGTCACTCTGGTCGGTTGTCTCCTGGAGGACAAACACATCAATTACTCTGCTTTACAGCTCAACTACCCGACGTGCAGGGGTCAGGTGGACGAGCTCACCCACATGGTGACCTTCGGcttcaacagcagcaacagctgtGGGACGGTGGTCACG ACCAACAACAGCCAAGTGATCTACAAAAACACCATCATGACGCAGAACAGCATGATCACTCGTCACAACCAAGTCTACATCGACTTCTCCTGCGTCCAAACTCAGCCGGACATCAAGACTGCCACCTTCAGGATCAGAGACAG CTCTGTGATCCAGCACATCACATCTGGAGTTTGGGATTACACTCTGACCATGAAGGCTTTCACTGACGCTGGCCGCACACAAGCTGTGGAGTCCAGCACTGAAGTGCAGCTGAACCAGAAGATCTGGGTGGAGCTGAAGTCTGACGGACTGGATGGAGACCTGGTCGTCATGGTAACCGACTCCTGCTGGGCCACTGACCAGCCATCACCCGACAGCACTCCGAGATACGACCTGATCATAAACGG CTGTGCCAACCCTGCTGACCAGACTGTGCAGGTGAAGGAAAACGGACTGGGAACCTCCAACTACTTCTCCTTTAACATGTTTGAGTTCACTGGAGGCTCTGGTGAAGTCTTCCTGCACTGCAAACTCCACCTGTGCCCCAAACAGAACAACTGTGTCCCG ACTTGTCCTGCAGGTGCTCGCAGACGCAGATATGCCAGGTCCAAATATGAAGGTGAAGCCTTCATCAGCATGGCCTGGACTCATTAG